The following proteins are co-located in the Siansivirga zeaxanthinifaciens CC-SAMT-1 genome:
- a CDS encoding HYR domain-containing protein translates to MGNGDFLMMGHNTGALTEQTAEVPASLPGAKRIGREWLIKRTGDVGTVDLSFDVTGLTLSGSLFIDFKLLIDADGDFSSGATIINASSFAGGKVSFTGVTLPDANYITFVTDVPLFLSSNLWLKGNQGVTNSGSNLAGWVDQTGINTFTVSGNPQTGVSKINFNNAIDFDGAGDYLTGNAAITFQNVYAVIKRENTGDLTVLSASSGSANRGYVMKSNNMSTGNNDGSNYFRSVGTLGTDKARIGHVEIVAGQPATNQKSYIDGQQFNTVSLVGSGNFVNYSDVPYVGRSQDNAQPDYFNGKIAEIIMYPAAHTSRERSKIQSYLAIKYGISLDPSASAYLSSSEALIWTDLTYWNDVFGIGKDDASSLNQTQSNSINTGSGDGTGQSGKGNIIISNPSSLNNGDFLMIGHDNGALTEQATDLPTNYIGAARLAREWKVKHTGDVGTVDLKIDLTGLNLSGVPLNNFQLLLDADGDFSSGATAVIPASFSSNILTFTSISLIDGTVFALVTKTAGPGVAGASLWLKTDDGITASGSNLTGWTDQTGTNTFSLNGTPTVVNNSVNFNPIVNFTNPTSPGVPVNGLIGDTEISGVEAFGVFKYKDIVNQGTIVGNTTGDGGFFAGLLNVMKNRDTNGNDQTFANANLSTVFSISNIDLSPTLAQATVNGLAASVTQEKGVDFASVNLTPAIGGGANVGGLNGDLAELVVYSKSLSALEKQKVQSYLAVKYGITLDQSISSYVSSNGTVIWDNTSYWNDVFGIGREDASGLNQTQSNSINSGSGDGTGQSGKGNIVISNPSSLEDGDFLLIGHDNGALTEQVTDLPADYAGRTRLTREWKVKHTGDVGTVDLKIDLTGLNLSGVPLNNFQLLLDADGDFSSGATAVIPASFSSNILTFTGISLTDGTVFALVTKTAGPGVAGASLWLKTDAGLTSSGSNLTGWTDQVGINTFNVNGSPEVVDNNINFNPSVYFANAPGSGLPEIGLIGNTEIIGVEAFGIFRHADLVNQGTILGNSTGEGGFFSSTLGIISTGDSNGNDQTFENPNVGLEFSIVTIDVSPTLADAKIDGLAASVTQDSGTDFSSVSLIPVIGGGSLMTKLNGELVELIVYPSSLSAIDKRKVQSYLAIKYGISLDQSVTSYMSSSGTVIWNNTTYWNDVFGIGKDDVSGLNQSQSNSINTGSGDGTGQTGKGNIVISNPSSLEDGDFLMIGHDNGALVEQSTDLPTSLSCFSRIRREWKVNHTNDVGTVDLSFDIKGLTVGGTLKEDFRLVIDQDGDGNFTTGTVTVITPNSLTSGVLLFQGVTLNSGAVFTFVTGPETISPTITCVSDLTQPSDAGNCSAVVNNIAPTASDNCAVTTQTWTLTGATVKNSATTGINDASGETFNLGVTTVTYTVSDAAGNTNSCSFDVTITDTELPTIATASNITVSSDTGTCTYASSQLTPPTTDDNCGVASVVASPSSLAIGTNTVTWTVTDNSGNTATTTQTVTVEDTELPTIATASNITVSSDTGTCTYASSQLTPPTVNDNCGVASVVASPSSLAIGTNTVTWTVTDNSGNTATTTQTVTVEDNQLPTIATVGAVTVPADAGVCTYSTSQLPPPSTDDNCGVASVVVSPSSLALGAHTVTWTVTDNSGNTATTTETVTVVDTELPTIATVGAVTVPADAGVCTYSTSQLPPPSTDDNCGVASVVGIPSTLNAGSNTVTWIVVDDSGNQNRSIQTVIVVENELPTISNLGPITVNSDPGVCTYASSQLTPPTTNDNCGVASVVASPSSLVLGDNLVTWTVTDNAGNVANSLQTVTVVDNERPTIVIAGPVTVSSDPGVCTYASSQLTPPTTNDNCGVASVVVSPSSLAIGNNTVTWTVTDDSGNTATATQIVTVEDTENPTIASVGSVTVNVDAGLCTYDTSQLPPPAADDNCGVLFVISDKTTLNVGVNTLTWYAFDFELNFSSTTQTVIVVENEAPTIATLGPITVSSDLGVCTYDSSQLPPPATSDNCGVASVVASPSTLVLGPNTVTWTVTDNAGNIANSIQTVTVEDNQAPTIATVSAVTVSADAGVCTYNTSQLPPPATSDNCGVASVVASPSTLVLGSNTVTWTVTDNAGNIKTTIQGVTVQDNEAPTFTSVSAITVSADAGVCTYASSQLTPPSVTDNCGVAGILRNPGVLSVGINTVTWTAIDDSGNQKSIIQTVTVEDNEDPTIASASNITVSSDAGTCTYASSQLTPPTVNDNCGVASVVASPSTLVLGPNTVTWTVTDNAGNTASTTQTVTVEDNEDPTIAAASNITVSSDAGTCTYASAQLTPPTVNDNCGVASVVASPSTIVLGPNTVTWTVTDNAGNTASTTQTVTVEDNEDPTIASASNITVSSDAGTCTYASSQLTPPTVNDNCGVASVVASPSSLALGANTVTWTVTDNAGNTASTTQTVTVEDNEDPTIAAASNITVSSDAGTCTYASAQLTPPTVNDNCGVASVVASPSSLALGANTVTWTVTDNAGNTASTTQTVTVEDNQLPTVSCPANQTVVADVSGFYTLPDYFGTGAGSATDTCSGTIAVYSQSPTVGTQLGIGVYTITLTAEDASGNIGSCDFELTVSAPLGLEDLNRDIKTIQLYPNPSSNLVYLSNPSRINLQEVSIYDVTGRLIETVKLKSEEKQEVIDMSHWDSAMYLFVIKSDLGQVTKSVVKE, encoded by the coding sequence TTGGGTAATGGTGACTTTTTGATGATGGGTCATAATACTGGGGCATTAACCGAACAAACAGCAGAAGTTCCCGCCAGTTTACCTGGCGCAAAGCGTATAGGCAGGGAATGGCTGATTAAACGTACTGGTGATGTTGGTACCGTTGATTTATCTTTTGACGTAACAGGATTAACCCTTAGTGGTTCTCTGTTCATTGATTTTAAGCTCTTGATAGATGCCGATGGTGATTTTAGTTCGGGCGCAACAATAATAAATGCAAGCAGTTTTGCTGGCGGCAAAGTCTCTTTTACTGGTGTAACCTTACCCGATGCAAACTATATCACTTTTGTAACTGATGTTCCGTTGTTTTTGAGCTCAAACCTTTGGCTAAAAGGTAACCAAGGTGTAACCAATAGCGGTAGTAATCTGGCAGGTTGGGTAGACCAAACAGGCATAAATACCTTTACTGTCTCTGGAAATCCTCAAACGGGTGTTTCTAAAATAAACTTCAATAATGCCATTGATTTTGATGGTGCTGGTGATTACCTAACAGGAAACGCAGCTATTACTTTTCAGAATGTTTATGCAGTAATTAAACGAGAAAATACAGGTGACTTAACAGTACTGAGTGCTTCTTCAGGCTCTGCCAACCGAGGCTATGTTATGAAAAGCAATAACATGAGTACGGGAAATAATGATGGGTCTAATTATTTTAGATCTGTTGGAACCTTAGGAACAGACAAAGCAAGGATAGGTCATGTTGAAATTGTTGCCGGCCAACCTGCAACCAATCAAAAATCATATATTGATGGGCAACAGTTTAATACTGTATCCCTAGTAGGTTCAGGTAACTTTGTAAACTATTCAGATGTACCCTATGTTGGCCGCTCACAAGATAATGCACAACCCGATTATTTTAATGGCAAAATTGCTGAGATCATTATGTATCCTGCAGCCCATACGTCTAGGGAAAGATCCAAAATACAATCTTATCTAGCCATTAAATATGGCATTTCCTTGGATCCTTCAGCATCAGCTTATCTATCTTCGTCTGAGGCGCTAATTTGGACTGATTTGACCTATTGGAATGATGTATTTGGTATTGGTAAAGACGATGCCTCTAGCTTGAACCAAACGCAATCCAACAGCATCAATACCGGAAGTGGGGACGGAACAGGACAAAGCGGAAAAGGTAATATTATAATAAGCAACCCATCCTCTTTAAATAATGGTGATTTTTTGATGATAGGTCATGATAATGGAGCGTTAACCGAACAAGCGACAGACTTGCCAACTAATTATATAGGAGCTGCCCGATTAGCAAGAGAATGGAAAGTGAAGCATACTGGAGATGTTGGAACTGTTGATTTGAAAATTGATTTAACTGGTTTGAATTTAAGTGGAGTGCCTTTGAATAATTTCCAATTATTATTAGACGCCGATGGCGATTTTTCATCAGGAGCCACTGCGGTTATTCCAGCTAGCTTCAGTTCTAATATATTGACATTTACAAGTATTTCATTAATCGATGGTACCGTATTTGCCTTGGTTACCAAAACTGCCGGACCAGGTGTAGCAGGTGCCAGTCTCTGGTTAAAAACAGATGATGGAATTACTGCCTCAGGAAGCAATTTAACTGGGTGGACAGATCAAACGGGTACAAACACTTTTTCATTAAATGGAACTCCTACAGTCGTTAACAATTCCGTGAATTTTAATCCTATAGTTAATTTTACAAATCCAACAAGTCCTGGAGTACCTGTTAATGGATTAATTGGTGATACCGAAATTAGCGGCGTAGAAGCATTTGGAGTTTTTAAGTATAAGGATATTGTTAATCAAGGAACTATCGTAGGAAATACAACAGGAGATGGTGGATTTTTTGCTGGTCTACTTAACGTGATGAAAAATCGTGATACCAATGGAAATGACCAAACATTTGCCAATGCTAATCTTTCGACTGTTTTTTCAATAAGTAATATAGATTTATCACCAACTCTTGCACAAGCAACAGTTAATGGTTTAGCAGCAAGTGTTACACAAGAAAAAGGTGTTGATTTTGCTTCTGTTAATTTAACGCCAGCCATTGGTGGAGGCGCTAATGTTGGTGGTTTAAATGGAGATTTGGCTGAATTAGTTGTGTACTCAAAATCATTATCTGCCTTAGAAAAGCAGAAAGTTCAATCTTATTTAGCAGTTAAATATGGAATAACCCTCGACCAATCAATTTCCAGTTATGTAAGCTCCAATGGAACAGTAATATGGGATAATACTTCCTATTGGAATGATGTTTTTGGCATAGGAAGAGAAGATGCTTCTGGACTAAATCAAACACAATCGAACAGTATAAACTCAGGTTCTGGAGATGGAACTGGTCAATCTGGAAAAGGAAATATTGTAATAAGCAATCCGTCATCTTTAGAAGATGGAGACTTTTTACTTATTGGACACGACAATGGTGCCTTGACTGAACAAGTAACAGATTTACCAGCTGACTATGCAGGTAGAACCAGACTAACCAGAGAATGGAAAGTGAAGCATACTGGAGATGTTGGAACAGTTGATTTGAAAATTGATCTAACTGGTTTGAATTTAAGTGGAGTACCCTTAAATAATTTTCAATTATTATTAGACGCCGATGGCGATTTTTCATCAGGAGCCACTGCGGTTATTCCGGCTAGCTTCAGTTCTAATATATTGACATTTACAGGTATTTCATTAACCGATGGTACCGTATTTGCCTTGGTTACCAAAACTGCCGGGCCAGGTGTTGCAGGCGCCAGTCTCTGGTTAAAAACAGATGCTGGACTTACAAGTTCTGGTAGCAACTTAACCGGATGGACTGATCAAGTAGGTATTAACACCTTTAATGTGAATGGAAGCCCTGAAGTTGTAGATAATAACATCAATTTTAATCCTTCTGTATATTTTGCAAATGCTCCAGGTAGTGGACTACCTGAGATTGGATTGATTGGTAACACCGAAATTATTGGCGTAGAGGCATTTGGCATTTTTAGACATGCAGACCTAGTCAACCAAGGAACTATCTTAGGGAACTCAACGGGTGAGGGAGGATTCTTTTCAAGCACATTAGGAATTATATCAACTGGAGATAGTAATGGAAATGATCAAACATTTGAAAACCCAAATGTAGGACTAGAATTTTCAATAGTAACCATCGATGTGTCACCCACCCTTGCTGATGCAAAAATTGATGGCTTAGCCGCAAGTGTTACTCAGGACAGTGGAACTGACTTTTCATCTGTTAGTTTAATACCTGTTATTGGTGGAGGATCTCTTATGACTAAGTTAAATGGCGAGTTAGTAGAATTAATTGTTTACCCAAGTTCTTTATCTGCAATAGATAAGAGGAAAGTTCAATCGTATTTGGCTATTAAATATGGTATAAGTCTTGATCAGTCAGTTACTAGTTATATGAGTTCAAGTGGAACAGTAATTTGGAATAATACAACCTATTGGAACGATGTTTTTGGTATTGGAAAAGACGATGTTAGTGGCTTAAATCAATCGCAGTCTAACAGTATCAATACAGGTTCTGGAGATGGCACTGGCCAAACTGGAAAAGGAAATATTGTAATAAGCAATCCGTCATCTTTAGAAGATGGCGACTTTTTAATGATTGGTCATGACAATGGAGCATTAGTGGAACAATCAACAGACTTACCTACGTCTTTAAGCTGTTTTTCAAGAATTCGAAGAGAATGGAAAGTAAACCATACAAATGACGTTGGAACAGTAGACTTGAGTTTCGATATTAAAGGACTAACAGTAGGAGGCACCCTAAAAGAAGATTTTAGGTTAGTTATCGATCAAGATGGTGATGGCAATTTTACAACGGGTACCGTAACTGTAATTACTCCAAACAGTTTAACATCTGGAGTACTGTTGTTTCAAGGTGTTACATTAAATTCTGGGGCTGTATTTACATTTGTTACAGGACCAGAGACTATTAGTCCAACCATAACATGTGTATCAGACCTAACACAACCAAGCGATGCCGGAAACTGTTCTGCAGTAGTTAATAATATAGCTCCAACAGCCAGTGATAATTGTGCAGTAACCACCCAAACGTGGACCTTAACAGGCGCTACTGTAAAAAACAGTGCGACCACAGGAATAAATGATGCCAGTGGAGAGACTTTTAATCTGGGTGTTACAACAGTAACTTATACTGTAAGTGATGCAGCAGGAAACACAAATAGCTGTAGTTTTGATGTTACCATAACCGATACTGAATTACCAACCATCGCAACGGCTAGTAATATAACCGTAAGTTCAGATACTGGTACATGTACTTATGCAAGTTCACAATTAACCCCACCAACAACCGATGATAATTGTGGAGTAGCGAGTGTTGTAGCAAGTCCATCAAGTTTGGCTATAGGAACGAATACCGTAACTTGGACTGTAACCGATAATTCAGGAAATACAGCAACGACAACCCAAACAGTTACTGTAGAAGATACTGAATTACCAACCATCGCAACGGCTAGTAATATAACCGTAAGTTCAGATACTGGTACATGTACTTATGCAAGTTCACAATTAACCCCACCAACAGTGAATGATAATTGTGGTGTAGCGAGTGTTGTAGCAAGCCCGTCAAGTTTAGCTATAGGAACGAATACAGTAACATGGACTGTTACCGATAATTCTGGTAATACAGCCACTACAACCCAAACAGTTACTGTAGAAGATAATCAACTACCAACGATAGCCACTGTGGGAGCAGTTACTGTACCTGCCGATGCTGGTGTTTGTACATATTCAACCAGTCAATTACCACCACCGTCAACCGATGATAATTGTGGAGTAGCGAGTGTTGTAGTGAGTCCGTCAAGTTTAGCTTTAGGAGCTCATACCGTGACTTGGACTGTAACCGATAATTCTGGTAATACAGCAACGACAACCGAAACAGTTACTGTAGTAGACACTGAATTACCAACGATAGCCACTGTGGGCGCAGTTACTGTACCAGCCGATGCCGGTGTTTGTACGTACTCAACCAGTCAATTACCACCACCATCAACCGATGATAATTGTGGAGTTGCATCAGTGGTAGGAATTCCATCGACATTAAATGCAGGTTCGAATACCGTTACCTGGATAGTTGTTGATGATTCTGGAAATCAAAACAGATCAATTCAAACAGTAATTGTAGTAGAGAATGAGCTACCAACCATATCCAATTTAGGGCCAATAACAGTGAATTCCGACCCCGGCGTTTGTACGTATGCAAGTTCACAGTTAACACCGCCAACAACGAATGATAATTGTGGTGTAGCAAGTGTAGTGGCGAGTCCATCGAGTTTGGTTTTAGGAGATAATTTAGTGACTTGGACAGTTACAGACAATGCAGGAAATGTAGCAAACTCACTTCAAACAGTTACAGTTGTAGATAATGAACGTCCAACGATAGTTATTGCAGGTCCTGTTACTGTAAGTTCCGACCCAGGTGTTTGTACGTATGCAAGTTCACAGTTAACACCACCAACAACCAACGATAATTGTGGTGTGGCGAGTGTTGTGGTAAGTCCATCGAGTTTAGCTATAGGAAATAATACAGTGACTTGGACCGTAACCGATGATTCAGGTAATACAGCAACCGCAACACAAATAGTTACAGTAGAAGATACAGAAAATCCAACCATCGCTTCAGTTGGTTCTGTTACTGTAAATGTAGATGCGGGCTTATGTACCTATGATACGAGTCAATTACCACCACCTGCAGCCGATGATAATTGTGGTGTTTTGTTTGTAATTTCAGATAAAACGACTCTAAATGTTGGAGTTAATACGTTAACATGGTATGCTTTTGATTTTGAACTTAATTTTAGCTCAACAACTCAAACGGTTATTGTAGTAGAAAACGAAGCGCCAACCATTGCGACATTAGGTCCAATAACAGTAAGCTCAGATCTTGGAGTTTGTACTTACGATAGTTCTCAATTACCACCACCAGCAACCAGTGATAATTGTGGCGTGGCAAGTGTGGTAGCGAGTCCATCAACTTTAGTTTTAGGACCCAATACAGTAACATGGACAGTTACAGATAACGCAGGAAACATAGCAAACTCCATTCAAACAGTTACAGTAGAAGATAACCAAGCGCCAACCATCGCAACGGTTAGTGCCGTTACAGTATCTGCCGATGCCGGTGTTTGTACTTATAATACGAGTCAATTACCACCACCAGCAACCAGTGATAATTGTGGTGTGGCAAGTGTTGTGGCGAGTCCATCAACTTTAGTGTTAGGTTCAAATACGGTTACATGGACAGTAACAGACAATGCTGGAAATATAAAAACGACAATACAAGGCGTCACTGTTCAAGATAACGAAGCGCCAACATTCACCTCTGTTAGTGCAATTACAGTAAGTGCCGATGCTGGAGTTTGTACCTATGCAAGTTCTCAGTTAACACCGCCATCAGTGACTGATAATTGTGGTGTCGCAGGGATACTTCGAAATCCTGGAGTTTTATCTGTAGGTATTAATACCGTAACATGGACAGCAATAGATGATTCAGGAAATCAAAAAAGCATTATTCAAACAGTTACTGTAGAAGATAATGAAGATCCAACCATTGCTTCGGCAAGTAATATAACCGTAAGCTCAGATGCTGGAACATGTACTTATGCAAGCTCACAGTTAACACCACCAACAGTGAATGATAATTGTGGCGTAGCAAGTGTGGTAGCGAGTCCATCAACTTTAGTTTTAGGACCAAATACAGTTACATGGACAGTAACCGATAATGCAGGGAATACAGCAAGCACAACCCAAACAGTTACTGTAGAAGATAATGAAGACCCAACCATCGCTGCGGCAAGTAATATAACGGTAAGCTCAGATGCTGGCACATGTACTTATGCAAGTGCACAGTTAACACCACCAACGGTGAATGATAATTGTGGCGTGGCAAGTGTGGTAGCGAGTCCATCAACTATAGTTTTAGGACCAAATACAGTTACATGGACAGTAACCGATAATGCAGGTAATACAGCAAGCACAACCCAAACAGTTACTGTAGAAGATAACGAAGACCCAACCATCGCTTCGGCAAGTAATATAACGGTAAGCTCAGATGCTGGCACATGTACGTATGCAAGTTCACAGTTAACACCACCAACAGTGAATGATAATTGTGGCGTAGCGAGTGTTGTAGCAAGCCCATCGAGTTTAGCTTTAGGTGCTAATACAGTTACATGGACAGTAACCGATAATGCAGGCAATACAGCAAGCACAACCCAAACAGTTACCGTAGAAGATAACGAAGATCCAACCATCGCTGCGGCAAGTAATATAACGGTAAGTTCTGATGCTGGCACATGTACTTATGCAAGTGCACAGTTAACACCACCAACGGTGAATGATAATTGTGGCGTAGCGAGTGTTGTAGCAAGCCCATCGAGTTTAGCTTTAGGTGCTAATACAGTTACATGGACAGTAACCGACAATGCAGGTAATACAGCAAGCACAACCCAAACAGTTACTGTAGAAGATAATCAATTACCAACAGTAAGCTGCCCTGCAAACCAAACTGTAGTAGCTGATGTAAGTGGTTTTTATACACTACCTGATTATTTTGGTACAGGAGCAGGTTCTGCAACCGATACTTGTTCGGGAACGATAGCTGTTTACAGTCAATCTCCGACTGTAGGAACACAACTTGGTATTGGTGTGTATACAATTACTTTAACAGCAGAAGATGCTAGTGGAAATATTGGTAGCTGTGATTTTGAATTAACGGTTAGTGCGCCATTAGGTTTAGAAGATTTGAATCGAGATATAAAAACGATTCAGTTGTATCCAAACCCATCAAGTAATTTAGTTTATTTAAGTAATCCATCAAGAATCAATTTGCAAGAGGTTTCTATTTACGATGTTACTGGTAGGCTTATAGAAACCGTTAAGCTTAAATCTGAAGAGAAACAAGAAGTTATAGATATGTCTCATTGGGACAGTGCGATGTATCTTTTTGTGATAAAAAGTGATTTAGGACAGGTTACTAAATCTGTAGTTAAAGAATAA
- a CDS encoding HAD family hydrolase, which produces MDFSKVKLVVSDMDGTLLNPESEVSTRFFYQFNELQKQNIHFVAASGRQYQSILDKLNPIKDYISIIAENGGILKLNNIEQVLLRLPHHMVSASIKLLREIDGAYIVLCGRNSAYIETTDTEFISKFSKYYKEYSIVEDLTKVENDDFLKIAVYHHTSSEMHILPKASILKKDLQVIVSSQNWLDISHAEANKGYALKILQKQMGITKDETMVFGDYNNDLQMLELGYFSYAMGNAHPDVKKIAQFSTKSNSEEGVETIIDKLIKK; this is translated from the coding sequence ATGGATTTTTCTAAAGTAAAACTAGTTGTTTCCGACATGGATGGCACATTGCTAAATCCTGAAAGTGAAGTAAGTACCCGTTTTTTCTATCAGTTTAATGAATTACAAAAACAAAATATTCATTTTGTAGCAGCAAGTGGCCGCCAATACCAAAGCATTTTAGATAAATTAAATCCTATAAAAGATTACATTTCAATCATTGCCGAAAATGGAGGCATCCTGAAACTTAATAATATTGAACAAGTATTATTGCGTTTACCACACCATATGGTTTCGGCTTCCATTAAACTATTGCGCGAAATTGATGGCGCATATATTGTTTTATGTGGAAGAAATTCAGCCTACATAGAAACAACCGACACAGAATTTATTTCAAAATTTAGTAAATACTACAAAGAATATAGCATTGTTGAAGATTTAACAAAAGTTGAAAATGATGATTTCTTAAAAATTGCAGTTTACCATCATACCTCTTCTGAAATGCATATTTTACCAAAAGCTTCGATTTTAAAAAAAGATTTACAAGTTATAGTATCTAGCCAAAATTGGTTAGACATCTCACATGCCGAGGCCAATAAAGGGTATGCATTAAAAATTCTGCAAAAACAAATGGGTATAACAAAAGACGAAACCATGGTTTTTGGAGATTATAATAATGATTTACAAATGTTAGAATTAGGTTATTTTAGTTATGCTATGGGAAATGCCCATCCAGATGTTAAAAAAATAGCGCAGTTTTCAACTAAAAGCAATTCCGAAGAAGGTGTTGAAACCATTATTGACAAACTCATAAAAAAATAA
- a CDS encoding DUF58 domain-containing protein, with product MDLQNELNKTNGFKNLELLAKQVVEGFIAGMHKSPFHGFSAEFAEHKIYNQGESTRHIDWKLFAKTDKLYTKRYDDETNLRCHIIIDNSSSMHYPEVKQFSIGSLNKIAFSALASASLMGVLKKQRDAVGLSVFSNKYDYYAPEKGSERHHQMLLHTLSELVEKKSSNTETNTYKYLHEIAEKIHRRSMIFLFTDMFQTVEEEARLFEALRHLKYNKHEVILFHVFDKAKELNFDFDNTPKHFIDVETGEHINLYADSVKVDYNEQVSRYFEAIKLKCLQYKIKYVEADINKNFNNILTTYMIERNKFA from the coding sequence ATAGATTTACAAAACGAACTGAATAAAACAAATGGTTTTAAAAACCTAGAATTGCTTGCAAAGCAAGTGGTTGAGGGGTTTATTGCAGGAATGCATAAAAGTCCGTTTCATGGTTTTTCTGCAGAATTTGCCGAACATAAAATTTATAATCAAGGCGAAAGCACACGACATATCGATTGGAAATTATTTGCTAAAACAGATAAGCTTTATACCAAGCGATACGACGATGAAACCAATTTACGTTGCCACATTATAATTGATAATAGCAGCTCGATGCATTATCCGGAAGTGAAGCAATTTTCAATTGGAAGTTTAAATAAAATTGCCTTTTCGGCTTTAGCTTCAGCATCACTTATGGGTGTTTTAAAAAAGCAACGAGACGCGGTAGGCTTAAGCGTTTTTAGTAATAAATACGATTATTACGCACCCGAAAAAGGGAGCGAACGCCATCATCAAATGCTATTACATACATTGAGTGAATTGGTAGAAAAAAAGTCTTCTAACACAGAAACAAATACATATAAATATCTTCATGAAATTGCCGAAAAAATTCACAGGCGTTCTATGATTTTTTTATTTACCGATATGTTTCAAACAGTAGAAGAAGAAGCCAGATTGTTTGAAGCTTTACGACATTTAAAATATAATAAGCATGAAGTTATTTTATTTCATGTGTTTGATAAAGCTAAGGAGTTAAATTTTGATTTCGACAACACCCCAAAGCATTTTATAGATGTAGAAACGGGGGAGCATATCAACTTATATGCCGACAGTGTAAAAGTTGATTATAACGAACAAGTATCCCGATATTTTGAAGCTATAAAGCTAAAATGTTTGCAGTATAAAATAAAATATGTTGAGGCCGACATAAATAAAAATTTCAATAACATATTGACAACGTATATGATAGAAAGAAACAAGTTTGCCTGA